A region of the Desulfobacter postgatei 2ac9 genome:
AGACCACAGAGTACGTACAGCCGGTTACTGTCGGTATAGATGACGGCGGTATTCATGTCGGTATCGCTGCGGTATCTCAGGGGAAGTCTGTGTTTCAACAAGAAATCACTCTGAGATCCGATATCAAATCGAAGTTGGACACTCGGAGGCAATACCGGAGATCCCGGAGGCATCGGAAGACCCGGTATCGAAAGTCAAGATTCCTGAACAGAAAGTCATCCATTCCCACATGCAAGGTGTGTGGCGGGAATGCCCCGGCATCTCAAGTTATTTGTCGATCCTGCCTGAATAGAGCGGATGGGGTTCATCAGAAATATGCCGGAATCAAAAAGCGTTCATTTCGAATCCCCCCATCGATCAAGGCAAAGAAAGAGGCGATTGTCCGAGTGGTCAAGCAGGTCCCACTGCCCATTTCCCGGATTGTTCTGGAGGATCTCTATTTCGACTTTCAGGCTATGGAGAACCCGGACATTTCCGGTGAGCAATATCAGCATGGAGATTTGCTCTATCACAAGAATTTCAAGCAGGCGTGTCTGGTGCGGGACAAGTTCAGATGCCGTGTTTGCGGTGCGCAAATAAAACTGCAATGCCATCACATTCGGCCACGAGCAAAGGGCGGGACAGACAAGCTCTCAAATTTGATGACGCTTTGTGACGTTTGCCATGATCGACATCATAAAGAGAGACTGCAACTTCCGAAACAAAAGAGTTCCTTTTATATGTCAGCAGCGCATGTCCAGCAGGGGAAACACTATCTGCAAAGAGAGTTATCAAAGGCAGCACCACTCTCTACGACATTTGGCTATATCACCGGTCATCATCGGAATAGAGCGGGAATCGAAAAATCGCATGTAAACGATGCGGTTGTCATCGCAGACAAAAATGCCATTCCGTTCGACGGGTATATCAAAACCAACCATGTGCAGTCTCGAAAACGCAGTCTGCATGAGGCCACCGCACGAAAGGGAAGAAAAAGCCCGAATCGGACACAAAAACGGAATAACAAGAATGTCTTTACACTAAAAGGATTCACCCGTTGGGATACGGTACAGTACAAGGGACGTGTAGGTTTTATCTCCGGTTTTACCGGCAGTTCATCCTGCCGCATCATCGATATTCATGGGGAATATATCAAAAATCCGGAAAAAAAATATACGCAGGTCAACTTGAGCGAAGTGAGAAAAATACATGGAAACAGATCAACAGTTCGCTACTACGCCAATTCCTCCCCCACCGAATCATAGATTCGGAAGGGGACTCCTTGGCGGAAAAGTTGAAAGGGGCCGGAGCATTTTAATTTCAATGGCTTTGGGACTGTTCATTGCATGCCATAGATCCCAGTCTTGCTGCAGGCCGAGCCAGAAGTCTGCGGACATCCCTAATACACGAGACAGCCTCAGTGCTGTGTCAGGGGTCACTGACCTGCGCCCTTTAATAATTTCGTTTAAACGAGGATATGAAACTCCAAGTCTTTGGGCCAGTTCGGTCTGGGTAATGTTGAGGGGTTTAATAAACTCTTCCAAAAGCATTTCTCCGGGGTGTGTGGGAGGGCGATTTGTTGGAAGTTTCCTTGATATTTTATTAGTGGTAGTCTGTAATTTCGACATCATATGCATGCCCTTCCTCCCAAATAAAACAAACACGGTATTGTTGGTTTATTCGGATGCTAAATTGATTTTCACGATCGCCTTTCAATTGTTCGAGACGATTTCCTGGCGGAATTTGAAGTTCGGTTACGTCTTGTACCCGATTTATTTGGTCCAGTTTCCGAGTTGCACTCGGCCAAATAGATTGTGGACAGATTTTTCTTGCAGCTTTAGAACTAATTCCGTCAAAAATATCCTCTGAACCTTTATTCTTAAAAGACCTTATCATGGGTCGTATTATAATGGCACTCGTTATAGTTGTCAATGCGGATGCCAATCCCCCCGTCTTTGCTTTGGCCGCTGGCCAAAGGGAGCGCAGTAAGCGGGGAGTTGAAAACTCTGACATGAAAGATGGAAGTTTGCCTAAAAAAAGTTGGATTCAATATGACTATCCAACTTGGCGCAAAGCGCAAGGCTTTTGTTTTTGGTGATGTCGGAAAGCGAAATCTCTAAAAAATTCAAACAATAAGCGTGATCTGCGGCTATAACAGAAAAAAGTGCCAATTAAGTATGGTGTCCGTATGCCGTAACAACTGTAGTTCTAACAGGTTAAAGTCCTGAAGGAGGAATTATCCGTACGCCTTCTTAGCACCGGGAAGCAGCGTCTGGGTAACCAGAGGTTGTAAGTTTCTTATGGGCAAAGATGCAGGCCGTAACGAAAGTGAACCTATATGTAGCCTCGTCAACTAATTGAAGATGCCGACCTTTTGGACATCAAGGGAAGGCCGTAGTGCCTGGGAGTAGAAAACGGAAATCCTTTCAGGTGATCTTCCGGGGTAGCAGGGATGGCATGTATCGGAAGAATTGCAGTGCAGTGCGGGAGACCCAATGCGGTTACGGTGAAGGGCCGTTAACTGATGGATATAAGGAGATCCGAAATTCCATGGGGCTGTATTGGGAGTCGGAGGGGTTCATAGTACCGATTGAGGCTGAGGGACAACATAACCCCGGCCAAGGAAAGGGACCCTACTTTGTTCACGTAACTAACGAGCGGAGGATCAGGAGATTGCAATATGCTACTAACTCCGGATAGGATCAGGACGCTTCAGAGGAAGCTCTATTGTAAGGCCAAGCAGGAACCGGATTTTCGTTCTATTCTTTATATGACAAGGTCTACCGGGCTGACATCCTTGGTCATGCCTATCGCCTTGCCCCGGGCAAACAAAGGTGCACCTGGAATAGATGGTGTCAGCTTTAAGTCCATAGAGAAGGATGGAGGAGAAATCAAATTTGTGCAAAAGTTGGAACAGGAACTAAAGGAGAAGCAATATCGCTGTCAACCAGTCCNNNNNNNNNNNNNNNNNNNNNNNNNNNNNNNNNNNNNNNNNNNNNNNNNNNNNNNNNNNNNNNNNNNNNNNNNNNNNNNNNNNNNNNNNNNNNNNNNNNNGGTCTCAAACCCTTCGCTTTTCATCCGCCCCGGCCAGTTGGACATCAATTCTTTTCTTGATCAACCCGATCCGGGGAATCTACTGAGGCCTGGATACTTTTTTTAAAAGCAAGGCGCTTATCCGATTCGTATACCCAAGAAGTTCCTGTTCCATCTGTTCCAATTCTTTAGCGTTTCGAATCAAGCGATTCGGATCTTCTTCCAGTTCTTTCAGGCAAGCATAGACTTCATCAACAGTATTGCAATCTTCAGCTTTTTTCATCAGTACAATCTATTTTTTGTTGTTTCAGCTTAGCAGGAAATATCATGCTTTTTCCACTAAAAGATAGACTTTTTTAAAACCGGGAAAATGGGAATGCGCCCGTTTACCGGCTGGATTTATGACTTCATAAAACCTTATGCCGATGATATCAAGGTGGCTCACCCTGAAATGCTCAAAGCGATTACAGCAGCTAAAAAGAAAAACGATCTATCTGATGCCCAGAAAATATGTGACCTTCTCAGAGTTGATCTGTTACCGGAATGTTATATGGCTCCGAGCGAGTTGCGAGGATTAAGAAGAATTTTAAGATACAGAAACCACATAGTCAGAACAGCAACCCAAACTAAAAATAAAATACTCTGGACTTTTAATGGAGGTCGGTGCTGAATACAACAAAAAAAGCTAACATGGCAAACGCTATTTCTGGGAATTAATGGACACCATTGAGCATGTCCCATCATCCGTCTCAGAAATGTTAAAACTTAGCAGGTCAAATCTGGAGATTTTTACTAATATTCAAAAAAGCTCG
Encoded here:
- a CDS encoding type II toxin-antitoxin system RelE/ParE family toxin, producing the protein MSEFSTPRLLRSLWPAAKAKTGGLASALTTITSAIIIRPMIRSFKNKGSEDIFDGISSKAARKICPQSIWPSATRKLDQINRVQDVTELQIPPGNRLEQLKGDRENQFSIRINQQYRVCFIWEEGHAYDVEITDYH
- a CDS encoding RRXRR domain-containing protein is translated as MKVYVRSQSGKWLMPTNPANTRILLKKGKARVIQRTPFAIQLLYETTEYVQPVTVGIDDGGIHVGIAAVSQGKSVFQQEITLRSDIKSKLDTRRQYRRSRRHRKTRYRKSRFLNRKSSIPTCKVCGGNAPASQVICRSCLNRADGVHQKYAGIKKRSFRIPPSIKAKKEAIVRVVKQVPLPISRIVLEDLYFDFQAMENPDISGEQYQHGDLLYHKNFKQACLVRDKFRCRVCGAQIKLQCHHIRPRAKGGTDKLSNLMTLCDVCHDRHHKERLQLPKQKSSFYMSAAHVQQGKHYLQRELSKAAPLSTTFGYITGHHRNRAGIEKSHVNDAVVIADKNAIPFDGYIKTNHVQSRKRSLHEATARKGRKSPNRTQKRNNKNVFTLKGFTRWDTVQYKGRVGFISGFTGSSSCRIIDIHGEYIKNPEKKYTQVNLSEVRKIHGNRSTVRYYANSSPTES
- a CDS encoding IS110 family transposase, which encodes MLKAITAAKKKNDLSDAQKICDLLRVDLLPECYMAPSELRGLRRILRYRNHIVRTATQTKNKILWTFNGGRC
- a CDS encoding HigA family addiction module antitoxin, whose product is MHMMSKLQTTTNKISRKLPTNRPPTHPGEMLLEEFIKPLNITQTELAQRLGVSYPRLNEIIKGRRSVTPDTALRLSRVLGMSADFWLGLQQDWDLWHAMNSPKAIEIKMLRPLSTFPPRSPLPNL